A region of Culicoides brevitarsis isolate CSIRO-B50_1 chromosome 1, AGI_CSIRO_Cbre_v1, whole genome shotgun sequence DNA encodes the following proteins:
- the LOC134827911 gene encoding cytoplasmic dynein 1 intermediate chain isoform X13: MSDRKLELERKKAKLQAIREEKERRRKEKEKSDLEDAVGKAGTAGEKDLRKDLDDMLSSLGVAPVSEVLSSYSSVQSNSTDGPQSLDAESQQTATTGSAGKRKPVNLMVVSVQATDIPPKETVVYTKQTQTTQAGTGHERDAHATDYYVLTFGDGQGDDEDSSLTHLDHGFQSKLPPGILPPGLPTLKAVAPAVTPQEQKKDEAKIVKELSEEQKQMIILSEDFQKFVIRSGKIMERALCEAVDIYTDYIGGGDTDETSDDKSGARLSLNRTFYCDRWSKNRCVTSFDWSTQFPELCVASYHNNEESPNEPDGVVIVWNTKYRKQTPEDVFHCQSAVMSTCFAKFHPNLILGGTYSGQIVLWDNRVQKRTPIQRSPLSASAHTHPVYSLSMVGTQNAHNVISISSDGKLCSWSLDMLSQPQDTLELQQRQSKPIAVTCMTFPNNEVNNFVLGSEDGYVHSATRHGNRQGIGETYEKHLGPVTGISTHPMHEYGHLFLTSSIDWTIKLWSLKDTKPIYSFEDNSDYVMDVAWSPINPALFAGIDGSGRLDLWNLNQDTEVPTVSLVVDGAPALNRVSWTPSGLHLVVGDEAGKIYVYDVADSLAHPNNQQDFSQTLHELRMNQMDEFDEIEKKAPSLQPASLVSGPTSLIAV; encoded by the exons atgagCGATCGCAAGCTTGAGTTGGAGCGGAAAAAGGCCAAATTACAGGCAATCCGCGAAGAAAAGGAACGTCGTCGAAAAGAGAAGGAAAAATCTGACTTGGAAGATGCTGTCGGCAAAGCAGGAACAGCTGGAGAAAAGGATTTAAGAAA ggACTTGGATGACATGCTCTCATCATTGGGAGTTGCTCCAGTATCAGAAGTTCTTTCATCTTATTCTTCCGTGCAATCGAACTCGACAGATGGACCACAGAGTCTCGATGCCGAGAGTCAACAGACTGCAACGACGGGAAG cgCCGGCAAACGCAAACCCGTCAATTTGATGGTTGTCTCTGTGCAGGCAACAGACATTCCCCCAAAAGAGACTGTTGTGTACACGAAACAGACACAAACGACACAAGCTGGCACAGGACACGAGCGAGATG CTCATGCGACAGATTATTACG TGCTTACTTTTGGGGATGGTCAAGGTGACGATGAAGACAGCTCGTTGACGCATTTGGATCACGGATTCCAATCGAAGCTTCCGCCGGGCATTTTACCTCCGGGACTGCCAACATTGAAGGCTGTTGCTCCTGCTGTTACGCCGCAAGAACAGAAGAAGGATGAAGCTAAAATTG TCAAGGAATTGTCGGAGGAGCAAAAACAGATGATTATCTTGTCAGAAGACTTCCAGAAGTTCGTTATTCGGAGCGGAAAAATCATGGAACGTGCATTATGTGAAGCTGTCGATATTTATACTGATTATATTGGCGGAGGGGATACAGATGAAACATC tgACGACAAATCCGGCGCCCGTTTATCGCTAAACCGTACTTTTTACTGTGATCGTTGGTCTAAAAATCGTTGTGTGACTTCGTTCGATTGGTCAACGCAATTCCCCGAGTTGTGTGTCGCCTCGTATCACAACAACGAAGAAAGCCCCAATGAACCTGATGGCGTCGTCATCGTTTGGAACACAAAATATCGCAAACAAACGCCCGAAGATGTTTTTCATTGTCAAAGTGCCGTCATGTCAACGTGCTTTGCCAAATTTCATCCAAATCTGATTCTGGGCGGCACGTATTCCGGGCAAATTGTCTTATGGGACAATCGTGTACAGAAACGAACGCCCATTCAACGTTCGCCCTTGAGTGCTTCGGCTCACACGCATCCCGTTTACTCACTTTCGATGGTTGGCACCCAAAATGCCCATAACGTCATCTCGATTTCATCCGATGGGAAGCTGTGTTCATGGAGTTTGGATATGTTGTCGCAGCCTCAAGACACGCTCGAATTGCAACAACGTCAATCCAAGCCGATTGCTGTTACTTGCATGACTTTCCCCAATAACGAAGTGAACAATTTCGTGCTTGGCAGCGAAGATGGTTACGTTCATTCGGCAACGCGTCACGGAAATCGTCAAGGTATCGGCGAAACGTACGAAAAGCATCTCGGACCTGTCACGGGCATTTCGACGCATCCCATGCACGAATACGGGCATTTGTTCCTCACATCTTCCATCGATTGGACCATCAAATTGTGGAGTTTGAAGGACACGAAACCCATTTATTCCTTCGAAGACAACTCCGATTACGTCATGGATGTGGCATGGTCGCCCATTAATCCCGCTCTCTTTGCTGGCATCGATGGCAGCGGAAGACTCGATTTGTGGAATTTGAATCAAGACACTGAAGTGCCGACAGTTTCGTTAGTTGTTGATGGCGCTCCGGCATTAAATCGCGTTTCGTGGACTCCCTCGGGACTTCATTTGGTTGTTGGTGACGAAGCAGGAAAGATTTACGTGTATGATGTTGCCGATAGTCTCGCGCATCCGAACAATCAACAAGACTTTTCACAAACACTGCACGAATTGCGGATGAATCAAATGGATGAATTTGACGAAATTGAGAAAAAGGCGCCGAGTTTGCAACCCGCGTCACTCGTTTCGGGCCCAACATCACTGATCgccgtttaa
- the LOC134827911 gene encoding cytoplasmic dynein 1 intermediate chain isoform X10, whose product MSDRKLELERKKAKLQAIREEKERRRKEKEKSDLEDAVGKAGTAGEKDLRKDLDDMLSSLGVAPVSEVLSSYSSVQSNSTDGPQSLDAESQQTATTGSAGKRKPVNLMVVSVQATDIPPKETVVYTKQTQTTQAGTGHERDDEYNLNPGLEWEDEFTVLTFGDGQGDDEDSSLTHLDHGFQSKLPPGILPPGLPTLKAVAPAVTPQEQKKDEAKIVKELSEEQKQMIILSEDFQKFVIRSGKIMERALCEAVDIYTDYIGGGDTDETSDDKSGARLSLNRTFYCDRWSKNRCVTSFDWSTQFPELCVASYHNNEESPNEPDGVVIVWNTKYRKQTPEDVFHCQSAVMSTCFAKFHPNLILGGTYSGQIVLWDNRVQKRTPIQRSPLSASAHTHPVYSLSMVGTQNAHNVISISSDGKLCSWSLDMLSQPQDTLELQQRQSKPIAVTCMTFPNNEVNNFVLGSEDGYVHSATRHGNRQGIGETYEKHLGPVTGISTHPMHEYGHLFLTSSIDWTIKLWSLKDTKPIYSFEDNSDYVMDVAWSPINPALFAGIDGSGRLDLWNLNQDTEVPTVSLVVDGAPALNRVSWTPSGLHLVVGDEAGKIYVYDVADSLAHPNNQQDFSQTLHELRMNQMDEFDEIEKKAPSLQPASLVSGPTSLIAV is encoded by the exons atgagCGATCGCAAGCTTGAGTTGGAGCGGAAAAAGGCCAAATTACAGGCAATCCGCGAAGAAAAGGAACGTCGTCGAAAAGAGAAGGAAAAATCTGACTTGGAAGATGCTGTCGGCAAAGCAGGAACAGCTGGAGAAAAGGATTTAAGAAA ggACTTGGATGACATGCTCTCATCATTGGGAGTTGCTCCAGTATCAGAAGTTCTTTCATCTTATTCTTCCGTGCAATCGAACTCGACAGATGGACCACAGAGTCTCGATGCCGAGAGTCAACAGACTGCAACGACGGGAAG cgCCGGCAAACGCAAACCCGTCAATTTGATGGTTGTCTCTGTGCAGGCAACAGACATTCCCCCAAAAGAGACTGTTGTGTACACGAAACAGACACAAACGACACAAGCTGGCACAGGACACGAGCGAGATG ATGAATACAATTTAAACCCAGGTTTAGAATGGGAGGATGAGTTTACAG TGCTTACTTTTGGGGATGGTCAAGGTGACGATGAAGACAGCTCGTTGACGCATTTGGATCACGGATTCCAATCGAAGCTTCCGCCGGGCATTTTACCTCCGGGACTGCCAACATTGAAGGCTGTTGCTCCTGCTGTTACGCCGCAAGAACAGAAGAAGGATGAAGCTAAAATTG TCAAGGAATTGTCGGAGGAGCAAAAACAGATGATTATCTTGTCAGAAGACTTCCAGAAGTTCGTTATTCGGAGCGGAAAAATCATGGAACGTGCATTATGTGAAGCTGTCGATATTTATACTGATTATATTGGCGGAGGGGATACAGATGAAACATC tgACGACAAATCCGGCGCCCGTTTATCGCTAAACCGTACTTTTTACTGTGATCGTTGGTCTAAAAATCGTTGTGTGACTTCGTTCGATTGGTCAACGCAATTCCCCGAGTTGTGTGTCGCCTCGTATCACAACAACGAAGAAAGCCCCAATGAACCTGATGGCGTCGTCATCGTTTGGAACACAAAATATCGCAAACAAACGCCCGAAGATGTTTTTCATTGTCAAAGTGCCGTCATGTCAACGTGCTTTGCCAAATTTCATCCAAATCTGATTCTGGGCGGCACGTATTCCGGGCAAATTGTCTTATGGGACAATCGTGTACAGAAACGAACGCCCATTCAACGTTCGCCCTTGAGTGCTTCGGCTCACACGCATCCCGTTTACTCACTTTCGATGGTTGGCACCCAAAATGCCCATAACGTCATCTCGATTTCATCCGATGGGAAGCTGTGTTCATGGAGTTTGGATATGTTGTCGCAGCCTCAAGACACGCTCGAATTGCAACAACGTCAATCCAAGCCGATTGCTGTTACTTGCATGACTTTCCCCAATAACGAAGTGAACAATTTCGTGCTTGGCAGCGAAGATGGTTACGTTCATTCGGCAACGCGTCACGGAAATCGTCAAGGTATCGGCGAAACGTACGAAAAGCATCTCGGACCTGTCACGGGCATTTCGACGCATCCCATGCACGAATACGGGCATTTGTTCCTCACATCTTCCATCGATTGGACCATCAAATTGTGGAGTTTGAAGGACACGAAACCCATTTATTCCTTCGAAGACAACTCCGATTACGTCATGGATGTGGCATGGTCGCCCATTAATCCCGCTCTCTTTGCTGGCATCGATGGCAGCGGAAGACTCGATTTGTGGAATTTGAATCAAGACACTGAAGTGCCGACAGTTTCGTTAGTTGTTGATGGCGCTCCGGCATTAAATCGCGTTTCGTGGACTCCCTCGGGACTTCATTTGGTTGTTGGTGACGAAGCAGGAAAGATTTACGTGTATGATGTTGCCGATAGTCTCGCGCATCCGAACAATCAACAAGACTTTTCACAAACACTGCACGAATTGCGGATGAATCAAATGGATGAATTTGACGAAATTGAGAAAAAGGCGCCGAGTTTGCAACCCGCGTCACTCGTTTCGGGCCCAACATCACTGATCgccgtttaa
- the LOC134827911 gene encoding cytoplasmic dynein 1 intermediate chain isoform X1 gives MSDRKLELERKKAKLQAIREEKERRRKEKEKSDLEDAVGKAGTAGEKDLRKDLDDMLSSLGVAPVSEVLSSYSSVQSNSTDGPQSLDAESQQTATTGSAGKRKPVNLMVVSVQATDIPPKETVVYTKQTQTTQAGTGHERDVLSCHSSPLSGYLEDWWRPRKAHATDYYDEYNLNPGLEWEDEFTVLTFGDGQGDDEDSSLTHLDHGFQSKLPPGILPPGLPTLKAVAPAVTPQEQKKDEAKIVKELSEEQKQMIILSEDFQKFVIRSGKIMERALCEAVDIYTDYIGGGDTDETSDDKSGARLSLNRTFYCDRWSKNRCVTSFDWSTQFPELCVASYHNNEESPNEPDGVVIVWNTKYRKQTPEDVFHCQSAVMSTCFAKFHPNLILGGTYSGQIVLWDNRVQKRTPIQRSPLSASAHTHPVYSLSMVGTQNAHNVISISSDGKLCSWSLDMLSQPQDTLELQQRQSKPIAVTCMTFPNNEVNNFVLGSEDGYVHSATRHGNRQGIGETYEKHLGPVTGISTHPMHEYGHLFLTSSIDWTIKLWSLKDTKPIYSFEDNSDYVMDVAWSPINPALFAGIDGSGRLDLWNLNQDTEVPTVSLVVDGAPALNRVSWTPSGLHLVVGDEAGKIYVYDVADSLAHPNNQQDFSQTLHELRMNQMDEFDEIEKKAPSLQPASLVSGPTSLIAV, from the exons atgagCGATCGCAAGCTTGAGTTGGAGCGGAAAAAGGCCAAATTACAGGCAATCCGCGAAGAAAAGGAACGTCGTCGAAAAGAGAAGGAAAAATCTGACTTGGAAGATGCTGTCGGCAAAGCAGGAACAGCTGGAGAAAAGGATTTAAGAAA ggACTTGGATGACATGCTCTCATCATTGGGAGTTGCTCCAGTATCAGAAGTTCTTTCATCTTATTCTTCCGTGCAATCGAACTCGACAGATGGACCACAGAGTCTCGATGCCGAGAGTCAACAGACTGCAACGACGGGAAG cgCCGGCAAACGCAAACCCGTCAATTTGATGGTTGTCTCTGTGCAGGCAACAGACATTCCCCCAAAAGAGACTGTTGTGTACACGAAACAGACACAAACGACACAAGCTGGCACAGGACACGAGCGAGATG TTCTTTCTTGCCATTCCTCACCATTGTCAGGATATTTGGAAGATTGGTGGCGTCCAAGGAAAG CTCATGCGACAGATTATTACG ATGAATACAATTTAAACCCAGGTTTAGAATGGGAGGATGAGTTTACAG TGCTTACTTTTGGGGATGGTCAAGGTGACGATGAAGACAGCTCGTTGACGCATTTGGATCACGGATTCCAATCGAAGCTTCCGCCGGGCATTTTACCTCCGGGACTGCCAACATTGAAGGCTGTTGCTCCTGCTGTTACGCCGCAAGAACAGAAGAAGGATGAAGCTAAAATTG TCAAGGAATTGTCGGAGGAGCAAAAACAGATGATTATCTTGTCAGAAGACTTCCAGAAGTTCGTTATTCGGAGCGGAAAAATCATGGAACGTGCATTATGTGAAGCTGTCGATATTTATACTGATTATATTGGCGGAGGGGATACAGATGAAACATC tgACGACAAATCCGGCGCCCGTTTATCGCTAAACCGTACTTTTTACTGTGATCGTTGGTCTAAAAATCGTTGTGTGACTTCGTTCGATTGGTCAACGCAATTCCCCGAGTTGTGTGTCGCCTCGTATCACAACAACGAAGAAAGCCCCAATGAACCTGATGGCGTCGTCATCGTTTGGAACACAAAATATCGCAAACAAACGCCCGAAGATGTTTTTCATTGTCAAAGTGCCGTCATGTCAACGTGCTTTGCCAAATTTCATCCAAATCTGATTCTGGGCGGCACGTATTCCGGGCAAATTGTCTTATGGGACAATCGTGTACAGAAACGAACGCCCATTCAACGTTCGCCCTTGAGTGCTTCGGCTCACACGCATCCCGTTTACTCACTTTCGATGGTTGGCACCCAAAATGCCCATAACGTCATCTCGATTTCATCCGATGGGAAGCTGTGTTCATGGAGTTTGGATATGTTGTCGCAGCCTCAAGACACGCTCGAATTGCAACAACGTCAATCCAAGCCGATTGCTGTTACTTGCATGACTTTCCCCAATAACGAAGTGAACAATTTCGTGCTTGGCAGCGAAGATGGTTACGTTCATTCGGCAACGCGTCACGGAAATCGTCAAGGTATCGGCGAAACGTACGAAAAGCATCTCGGACCTGTCACGGGCATTTCGACGCATCCCATGCACGAATACGGGCATTTGTTCCTCACATCTTCCATCGATTGGACCATCAAATTGTGGAGTTTGAAGGACACGAAACCCATTTATTCCTTCGAAGACAACTCCGATTACGTCATGGATGTGGCATGGTCGCCCATTAATCCCGCTCTCTTTGCTGGCATCGATGGCAGCGGAAGACTCGATTTGTGGAATTTGAATCAAGACACTGAAGTGCCGACAGTTTCGTTAGTTGTTGATGGCGCTCCGGCATTAAATCGCGTTTCGTGGACTCCCTCGGGACTTCATTTGGTTGTTGGTGACGAAGCAGGAAAGATTTACGTGTATGATGTTGCCGATAGTCTCGCGCATCCGAACAATCAACAAGACTTTTCACAAACACTGCACGAATTGCGGATGAATCAAATGGATGAATTTGACGAAATTGAGAAAAAGGCGCCGAGTTTGCAACCCGCGTCACTCGTTTCGGGCCCAACATCACTGATCgccgtttaa
- the LOC134827911 gene encoding cytoplasmic dynein 1 intermediate chain isoform X6: MSDRKLELERKKAKLQAIREEKERRRKEKEKSDLEDAVGKAGTAGEKDLRKDLDDMLSSLGVAPVSEVLSSYSSVQSNSTDGPQSLDAESQQTATTGSAGKRKPVNLMVVSVQATDIPPKETVVYTKQTQTTQAGTGHERDVLSCHSSPLSGYLEDWWRPRKAHATDYYVLTFGDGQGDDEDSSLTHLDHGFQSKLPPGILPPGLPTLKAVAPAVTPQEQKKDEAKIVKELSEEQKQMIILSEDFQKFVIRSGKIMERALCEAVDIYTDYIGGGDTDETSDDKSGARLSLNRTFYCDRWSKNRCVTSFDWSTQFPELCVASYHNNEESPNEPDGVVIVWNTKYRKQTPEDVFHCQSAVMSTCFAKFHPNLILGGTYSGQIVLWDNRVQKRTPIQRSPLSASAHTHPVYSLSMVGTQNAHNVISISSDGKLCSWSLDMLSQPQDTLELQQRQSKPIAVTCMTFPNNEVNNFVLGSEDGYVHSATRHGNRQGIGETYEKHLGPVTGISTHPMHEYGHLFLTSSIDWTIKLWSLKDTKPIYSFEDNSDYVMDVAWSPINPALFAGIDGSGRLDLWNLNQDTEVPTVSLVVDGAPALNRVSWTPSGLHLVVGDEAGKIYVYDVADSLAHPNNQQDFSQTLHELRMNQMDEFDEIEKKAPSLQPASLVSGPTSLIAV, encoded by the exons atgagCGATCGCAAGCTTGAGTTGGAGCGGAAAAAGGCCAAATTACAGGCAATCCGCGAAGAAAAGGAACGTCGTCGAAAAGAGAAGGAAAAATCTGACTTGGAAGATGCTGTCGGCAAAGCAGGAACAGCTGGAGAAAAGGATTTAAGAAA ggACTTGGATGACATGCTCTCATCATTGGGAGTTGCTCCAGTATCAGAAGTTCTTTCATCTTATTCTTCCGTGCAATCGAACTCGACAGATGGACCACAGAGTCTCGATGCCGAGAGTCAACAGACTGCAACGACGGGAAG cgCCGGCAAACGCAAACCCGTCAATTTGATGGTTGTCTCTGTGCAGGCAACAGACATTCCCCCAAAAGAGACTGTTGTGTACACGAAACAGACACAAACGACACAAGCTGGCACAGGACACGAGCGAGATG TTCTTTCTTGCCATTCCTCACCATTGTCAGGATATTTGGAAGATTGGTGGCGTCCAAGGAAAG CTCATGCGACAGATTATTACG TGCTTACTTTTGGGGATGGTCAAGGTGACGATGAAGACAGCTCGTTGACGCATTTGGATCACGGATTCCAATCGAAGCTTCCGCCGGGCATTTTACCTCCGGGACTGCCAACATTGAAGGCTGTTGCTCCTGCTGTTACGCCGCAAGAACAGAAGAAGGATGAAGCTAAAATTG TCAAGGAATTGTCGGAGGAGCAAAAACAGATGATTATCTTGTCAGAAGACTTCCAGAAGTTCGTTATTCGGAGCGGAAAAATCATGGAACGTGCATTATGTGAAGCTGTCGATATTTATACTGATTATATTGGCGGAGGGGATACAGATGAAACATC tgACGACAAATCCGGCGCCCGTTTATCGCTAAACCGTACTTTTTACTGTGATCGTTGGTCTAAAAATCGTTGTGTGACTTCGTTCGATTGGTCAACGCAATTCCCCGAGTTGTGTGTCGCCTCGTATCACAACAACGAAGAAAGCCCCAATGAACCTGATGGCGTCGTCATCGTTTGGAACACAAAATATCGCAAACAAACGCCCGAAGATGTTTTTCATTGTCAAAGTGCCGTCATGTCAACGTGCTTTGCCAAATTTCATCCAAATCTGATTCTGGGCGGCACGTATTCCGGGCAAATTGTCTTATGGGACAATCGTGTACAGAAACGAACGCCCATTCAACGTTCGCCCTTGAGTGCTTCGGCTCACACGCATCCCGTTTACTCACTTTCGATGGTTGGCACCCAAAATGCCCATAACGTCATCTCGATTTCATCCGATGGGAAGCTGTGTTCATGGAGTTTGGATATGTTGTCGCAGCCTCAAGACACGCTCGAATTGCAACAACGTCAATCCAAGCCGATTGCTGTTACTTGCATGACTTTCCCCAATAACGAAGTGAACAATTTCGTGCTTGGCAGCGAAGATGGTTACGTTCATTCGGCAACGCGTCACGGAAATCGTCAAGGTATCGGCGAAACGTACGAAAAGCATCTCGGACCTGTCACGGGCATTTCGACGCATCCCATGCACGAATACGGGCATTTGTTCCTCACATCTTCCATCGATTGGACCATCAAATTGTGGAGTTTGAAGGACACGAAACCCATTTATTCCTTCGAAGACAACTCCGATTACGTCATGGATGTGGCATGGTCGCCCATTAATCCCGCTCTCTTTGCTGGCATCGATGGCAGCGGAAGACTCGATTTGTGGAATTTGAATCAAGACACTGAAGTGCCGACAGTTTCGTTAGTTGTTGATGGCGCTCCGGCATTAAATCGCGTTTCGTGGACTCCCTCGGGACTTCATTTGGTTGTTGGTGACGAAGCAGGAAAGATTTACGTGTATGATGTTGCCGATAGTCTCGCGCATCCGAACAATCAACAAGACTTTTCACAAACACTGCACGAATTGCGGATGAATCAAATGGATGAATTTGACGAAATTGAGAAAAAGGCGCCGAGTTTGCAACCCGCGTCACTCGTTTCGGGCCCAACATCACTGATCgccgtttaa
- the LOC134827911 gene encoding cytoplasmic dynein 1 intermediate chain isoform X15: MSDRKLELERKKAKLQAIREEKERRRKEKEKSDLEDAVGKAGTAGEKDLRKDLDDMLSSLGVAPVSEVLSSYSSVQSNSTDGPQSLDAESQQTATTGSAGKRKPVNLMVVSVQATDIPPKETVVYTKQTQTTQAGTGHERDGDDEDSSLTHLDHGFQSKLPPGILPPGLPTLKAVAPAVTPQEQKKDEAKIVKELSEEQKQMIILSEDFQKFVIRSGKIMERALCEAVDIYTDYIGGGDTDETSDDKSGARLSLNRTFYCDRWSKNRCVTSFDWSTQFPELCVASYHNNEESPNEPDGVVIVWNTKYRKQTPEDVFHCQSAVMSTCFAKFHPNLILGGTYSGQIVLWDNRVQKRTPIQRSPLSASAHTHPVYSLSMVGTQNAHNVISISSDGKLCSWSLDMLSQPQDTLELQQRQSKPIAVTCMTFPNNEVNNFVLGSEDGYVHSATRHGNRQGIGETYEKHLGPVTGISTHPMHEYGHLFLTSSIDWTIKLWSLKDTKPIYSFEDNSDYVMDVAWSPINPALFAGIDGSGRLDLWNLNQDTEVPTVSLVVDGAPALNRVSWTPSGLHLVVGDEAGKIYVYDVADSLAHPNNQQDFSQTLHELRMNQMDEFDEIEKKAPSLQPASLVSGPTSLIAV; the protein is encoded by the exons atgagCGATCGCAAGCTTGAGTTGGAGCGGAAAAAGGCCAAATTACAGGCAATCCGCGAAGAAAAGGAACGTCGTCGAAAAGAGAAGGAAAAATCTGACTTGGAAGATGCTGTCGGCAAAGCAGGAACAGCTGGAGAAAAGGATTTAAGAAA ggACTTGGATGACATGCTCTCATCATTGGGAGTTGCTCCAGTATCAGAAGTTCTTTCATCTTATTCTTCCGTGCAATCGAACTCGACAGATGGACCACAGAGTCTCGATGCCGAGAGTCAACAGACTGCAACGACGGGAAG cgCCGGCAAACGCAAACCCGTCAATTTGATGGTTGTCTCTGTGCAGGCAACAGACATTCCCCCAAAAGAGACTGTTGTGTACACGAAACAGACACAAACGACACAAGCTGGCACAGGACACGAGCGAGATG GTGACGATGAAGACAGCTCGTTGACGCATTTGGATCACGGATTCCAATCGAAGCTTCCGCCGGGCATTTTACCTCCGGGACTGCCAACATTGAAGGCTGTTGCTCCTGCTGTTACGCCGCAAGAACAGAAGAAGGATGAAGCTAAAATTG TCAAGGAATTGTCGGAGGAGCAAAAACAGATGATTATCTTGTCAGAAGACTTCCAGAAGTTCGTTATTCGGAGCGGAAAAATCATGGAACGTGCATTATGTGAAGCTGTCGATATTTATACTGATTATATTGGCGGAGGGGATACAGATGAAACATC tgACGACAAATCCGGCGCCCGTTTATCGCTAAACCGTACTTTTTACTGTGATCGTTGGTCTAAAAATCGTTGTGTGACTTCGTTCGATTGGTCAACGCAATTCCCCGAGTTGTGTGTCGCCTCGTATCACAACAACGAAGAAAGCCCCAATGAACCTGATGGCGTCGTCATCGTTTGGAACACAAAATATCGCAAACAAACGCCCGAAGATGTTTTTCATTGTCAAAGTGCCGTCATGTCAACGTGCTTTGCCAAATTTCATCCAAATCTGATTCTGGGCGGCACGTATTCCGGGCAAATTGTCTTATGGGACAATCGTGTACAGAAACGAACGCCCATTCAACGTTCGCCCTTGAGTGCTTCGGCTCACACGCATCCCGTTTACTCACTTTCGATGGTTGGCACCCAAAATGCCCATAACGTCATCTCGATTTCATCCGATGGGAAGCTGTGTTCATGGAGTTTGGATATGTTGTCGCAGCCTCAAGACACGCTCGAATTGCAACAACGTCAATCCAAGCCGATTGCTGTTACTTGCATGACTTTCCCCAATAACGAAGTGAACAATTTCGTGCTTGGCAGCGAAGATGGTTACGTTCATTCGGCAACGCGTCACGGAAATCGTCAAGGTATCGGCGAAACGTACGAAAAGCATCTCGGACCTGTCACGGGCATTTCGACGCATCCCATGCACGAATACGGGCATTTGTTCCTCACATCTTCCATCGATTGGACCATCAAATTGTGGAGTTTGAAGGACACGAAACCCATTTATTCCTTCGAAGACAACTCCGATTACGTCATGGATGTGGCATGGTCGCCCATTAATCCCGCTCTCTTTGCTGGCATCGATGGCAGCGGAAGACTCGATTTGTGGAATTTGAATCAAGACACTGAAGTGCCGACAGTTTCGTTAGTTGTTGATGGCGCTCCGGCATTAAATCGCGTTTCGTGGACTCCCTCGGGACTTCATTTGGTTGTTGGTGACGAAGCAGGAAAGATTTACGTGTATGATGTTGCCGATAGTCTCGCGCATCCGAACAATCAACAAGACTTTTCACAAACACTGCACGAATTGCGGATGAATCAAATGGATGAATTTGACGAAATTGAGAAAAAGGCGCCGAGTTTGCAACCCGCGTCACTCGTTTCGGGCCCAACATCACTGATCgccgtttaa